One Halobaculum roseum DNA segment encodes these proteins:
- the sucC gene encoding ADP-forming succinate--CoA ligase subunit beta — translation MRLHEYQAKQVFADAGIPTPDSRLASTVEEVMDAVDEIGYPAAIKAQVHVGGRGKAGGIEIATSAEEAREAAESILGMDLKGYTVDTVLVEAGVDFENELYVGITMDRGEGEPVAMVSTEGGVDIESVAEETPEKIAREHIDPAFGLHSYQARKVVFEAGIPRDVAMDVASILSTLYDLYESKDASEIEINPVMITSDREVVAADAVMNIDEDALFRQPDLAEMEDEAAGDELEAKANEYGFDYVRLSGNVGIIGNGAGLVMTTLDLVDYYGGAPANFLDIGGGAKAERVTQALDMVFSDENVDSVVFNIFGGITRGDEVAKGINEALEGFDEIPKPVVVRLAGTNAEEGMEILNEDLVQVEGTLEDAVQRAVKNAEEVTQ, via the coding sequence ATGAGACTTCACGAGTATCAGGCGAAGCAGGTCTTCGCCGACGCCGGGATCCCGACCCCGGACTCGCGGCTCGCGTCCACCGTCGAGGAGGTCATGGACGCGGTCGACGAGATCGGCTACCCGGCGGCCATCAAGGCGCAGGTCCACGTCGGCGGACGTGGGAAGGCTGGGGGCATCGAGATCGCCACGAGCGCCGAGGAGGCGCGCGAGGCCGCCGAGTCCATCCTGGGGATGGACCTCAAGGGCTACACCGTCGACACGGTCCTCGTCGAGGCCGGCGTCGACTTCGAGAACGAGCTGTACGTGGGCATCACGATGGACCGCGGCGAGGGCGAGCCCGTCGCGATGGTCTCCACCGAGGGCGGCGTCGACATCGAGTCGGTCGCCGAGGAGACGCCAGAGAAGATCGCCCGCGAGCACATCGACCCCGCCTTCGGCCTGCACTCCTATCAGGCCCGGAAGGTCGTCTTCGAGGCCGGCATCCCGCGCGACGTGGCGATGGACGTGGCCTCGATCCTCTCGACGCTGTACGACCTGTACGAGTCGAAGGACGCCTCCGAGATCGAGATCAACCCCGTCATGATCACCTCGGACCGGGAGGTCGTCGCCGCGGACGCGGTGATGAACATCGACGAGGACGCGCTGTTCCGCCAGCCCGACCTCGCCGAGATGGAGGACGAGGCCGCCGGCGACGAGCTGGAGGCGAAGGCCAACGAGTACGGCTTCGACTACGTCCGCCTGTCGGGCAACGTCGGCATCATCGGCAACGGCGCCGGGCTCGTGATGACGACGCTCGACCTCGTGGACTACTACGGCGGCGCGCCCGCCAACTTCCTCGACATCGGCGGCGGCGCCAAGGCCGAGCGCGTCACGCAGGCGCTGGACATGGTGTTCTCCGACGAGAACGTCGACTCGGTCGTCTTCAACATCTTCGGCGGGATCACCCGCGGCGACGAGGTCGCCAAGGGGATCAACGAGGCGCTCGAAGGGTTCGACGAGATCCCCAAGCCGGTGGTCGTCCGCCTGGCGGGGACGAACGCCGAAGAGGGGATGGAGATCCTCAACGAGGACCTCGTGCAGGTCGAGGGAACGCTCGAGGACGCGGTTCAGCGTGCGGTCAAGAACGCGGAGGAGGTGACCCAATGA
- a CDS encoding DUF7282 domain-containing protein — MNARSTIPALVLLSVLVGAVALAGGLAAGTATAQTANATADVSVDDQTGAESVTVAEATLPEGGFVVVYNASGGIVGVSEYLDNGTHEDVTLEVSPEFSRSQVAVAEVRADDGDESFNASADAPYTNDNGQPIGDTAYVTVEETETATPTATATATATATESDEPATTAATDEPTETSGPGFGIAAALIALVGAALLARR, encoded by the coding sequence ATGAACGCACGATCCACGATCCCCGCGCTCGTATTGCTCTCCGTGCTGGTCGGCGCCGTCGCCCTCGCGGGCGGCCTCGCCGCCGGCACCGCGACCGCACAGACGGCCAACGCCACCGCCGACGTGAGCGTCGACGACCAGACCGGCGCCGAGTCGGTGACCGTCGCCGAGGCGACGCTGCCCGAGGGCGGCTTCGTCGTCGTCTACAACGCCTCCGGCGGCATCGTCGGCGTCTCCGAGTACCTGGACAACGGCACCCACGAGGACGTGACCCTCGAGGTCTCGCCCGAGTTCTCGCGCAGCCAGGTCGCCGTGGCCGAGGTCCGCGCCGACGACGGCGACGAGTCGTTCAACGCCTCCGCCGACGCGCCGTACACGAACGACAACGGCCAGCCCATCGGCGACACCGCGTACGTGACCGTCGAGGAAACCGAGACGGCCACCCCGACGGCGACGGCGACCGCCACCGCGACGGCGACCGAGTCGGACGAGCCCGCGACGACCGCCGCGACCGACGAGCCCACCGAGACGAGCGGTCCCGGCTTCGGGATCGCCGCGGCCCTGATCGCGCTGGTCGGCGCCGCGCTGCTCGCGCGCCGGTAA
- a CDS encoding DUF1684 domain-containing protein, which yields MRDEKDEFLASDPQSPLDPSLRDDFDGLDYFEPDPAYRVTASLEVHDDPDAVELTVRNGTAERFHRVATLSFTLPSAGGGEVEETLTALRADGSAALFLPFRDKTTGQQTYDGGRYMDLHPDGDLDGIDEVTLDFNLAYTPFCAFADAFACPLPPTDNWLEVAVPAGERDPALE from the coding sequence ATGCGCGACGAGAAGGACGAGTTCCTCGCGAGCGACCCCCAGTCCCCCCTCGATCCGTCGCTGCGCGACGACTTCGACGGCCTCGACTACTTCGAGCCCGACCCCGCCTACCGCGTGACGGCGTCCCTGGAGGTGCACGACGACCCCGACGCGGTCGAGCTGACGGTTCGCAACGGTACCGCCGAGCGGTTCCACCGCGTCGCGACGCTGTCGTTCACGCTCCCGAGCGCCGGCGGCGGCGAGGTCGAGGAGACGCTCACGGCGCTGCGTGCGGACGGCTCGGCGGCGCTGTTCCTCCCGTTCAGGGACAAGACGACCGGCCAGCAGACGTACGACGGCGGCCGGTACATGGACCTCCACCCCGACGGCGACCTCGACGGGATCGACGAGGTGACGCTGGATTTCAACCTCGCGTACACGCCCTTCTGCGCGTTCGCGGACGCGTTCGCCTGCCCGCTGCCGCCGACCGACAACTGGCTCGAGGTCGCGGTGCCCGCCGGCGAGCGCGACCCGGCGCTGGAGTGA
- a CDS encoding DUF6360 family protein: MPDRLIRVNAYTTFDLLDGHARGHGFEEEAVAVLNVTAPRENPDHVTLELELDNTGLTELPAHAEGVTLSAAEARELADELETYAGRVEAAQDDE; the protein is encoded by the coding sequence ATGCCCGACCGGCTCATCCGCGTCAACGCCTACACCACCTTCGACCTGCTCGACGGCCACGCCCGCGGCCACGGCTTCGAGGAGGAGGCCGTCGCCGTGTTGAACGTCACGGCGCCGCGGGAGAACCCCGACCACGTCACGCTCGAACTCGAACTCGACAACACCGGACTGACCGAACTCCCGGCCCACGCCGAGGGGGTAACCCTCTCGGCGGCCGAGGCGCGCGAGCTCGCCGACGAACTCGAGACGTACGCGGGCCGCGTCGAGGCGGCCCAGGACGACGAGTAG
- a CDS encoding DUF7344 domain-containing protein gives MPADDVLRGPSDQSESLDEPIGRYPSTAALPEDERHRVLASERRRHVLGIAAARPAPIPLEALAAAVVAREDADPADDETREHAVISLHHVHLPLLDDHGVVEYDPNERELLA, from the coding sequence ATGCCCGCAGACGACGTGCTCCGCGGCCCGAGTGACCAGTCGGAGAGTCTCGACGAGCCGATCGGACGGTACCCGTCGACGGCGGCGCTTCCGGAGGACGAGCGGCACCGGGTGCTGGCGTCCGAGCGGCGGCGACACGTGCTGGGGATCGCGGCCGCGCGACCCGCGCCGATCCCCCTCGAGGCGCTCGCGGCCGCGGTCGTCGCCCGCGAGGACGCCGACCCGGCCGACGACGAGACGCGCGAACACGCCGTGATCTCGCTGCACCACGTTCACCTGCCGCTGCTGGACGATCACGGCGTGGTGGAGTACGACCCGAACGAACGGGAGCTCCTCGCGTAA
- a CDS encoding threonine synthase translates to MLTCDACGRTAESGQRCDDCGEPLWFDTDPDGVAWPDRDGVWAFGDLLPVEPPPGGLAAAAGATPLVRAPGLDADGARVHVKIEGTNPTGSFKDRGSAVGVAAVAGDDAPDAVGTVSHGNMAVSMAAHAAGAGLECVVLVPADISAARLRRIAAYDPRIVRVDGDYGRLYHDALALGPEAGIAFVNSDSPLRVAGQKTTVLEVLRAFATGEAGAGGGGGEAGAGGGGGEAGGGGGGERGTPEAALDAPDAVVMPISSGGHASAAWKAVREATAAGLIDDPPRLYFVQAAACAPVAAAFERGDDAVTRLERGEVGETVAYSIANPDPPSGTRALAAARATDGAVLAVDDGAIHAARRDLVAAGIRVEPASATPLAGLRRLRERGAVDAGEHVVLVATGAGYGGDDRGTEAPAAETVARGDLAGALGVDDG, encoded by the coding sequence GTGCTCACCTGCGACGCCTGCGGCCGGACCGCCGAGTCGGGCCAACGGTGTGACGACTGCGGCGAGCCGCTGTGGTTCGACACCGACCCCGACGGGGTCGCGTGGCCCGACCGCGACGGCGTGTGGGCGTTCGGCGACCTCCTCCCGGTCGAGCCGCCCCCGGGCGGGCTCGCGGCGGCCGCCGGCGCGACGCCGCTGGTTCGCGCGCCGGGGCTCGACGCGGACGGCGCCCGCGTCCACGTGAAGATCGAGGGAACGAACCCGACCGGCTCGTTCAAGGACCGCGGCAGCGCCGTCGGCGTCGCCGCGGTCGCCGGGGACGACGCCCCCGACGCCGTCGGGACGGTCTCCCACGGGAACATGGCCGTCTCGATGGCGGCCCACGCCGCGGGCGCGGGCCTCGAGTGCGTCGTGCTCGTCCCCGCGGACATCTCCGCGGCGCGGCTCCGACGGATCGCCGCGTACGACCCGCGGATCGTCCGCGTCGACGGCGACTACGGCCGCCTGTATCACGACGCGCTCGCGCTCGGCCCCGAGGCGGGGATCGCGTTCGTCAACTCCGACTCGCCGCTGCGCGTCGCCGGCCAGAAGACGACCGTTCTGGAGGTCCTGCGGGCGTTCGCGACCGGCGAGGCCGGCGCTGGCGGCGGTGGCGGCGAGGCCGGCGCTGGCGGCGGTGGCGGCGAAGCCGGCGGTGGCGGCGGGGGCGAGCGCGGGACCCCCGAGGCCGCCCTCGACGCGCCCGACGCCGTCGTCATGCCGATCAGCAGCGGCGGCCACGCCAGCGCCGCCTGGAAGGCGGTCCGCGAGGCGACCGCGGCGGGACTGATCGACGACCCGCCGCGGCTGTACTTCGTCCAGGCGGCCGCGTGCGCGCCGGTCGCGGCGGCGTTCGAGCGCGGCGACGACGCGGTGACCAGGCTCGAGCGCGGGGAGGTCGGCGAGACGGTCGCCTACTCCATCGCCAACCCCGACCCGCCGAGCGGGACGCGCGCGCTGGCGGCCGCCCGCGCCACCGACGGCGCGGTGCTCGCCGTCGACGACGGCGCGATCCACGCGGCCCGACGCGACCTGGTCGCCGCCGGGATCCGCGTCGAGCCCGCGTCGGCGACGCCGCTGGCGGGACTCCGGCGGCTCCGCGAGCGCGGCGCGGTCGACGCGGGCGAACACGTCGTCCTCGTCGCCACCGGCGCCGGATACGGCGGGGACGACCGCGGGACGGAGGCGCCGGCCGCCGAGACGGTCGCCCGCGGCGACCTGGCGGGCGCTCTCGGGGTCGACGACGGGTGA
- a CDS encoding HpcH/HpaI aldolase family protein, with product MTDDSGLAGLRATLRERPAGHWLSTPSPQIAEQLALTDADFVVIDTEHAPTDTESVEAAVRAVDAANARDGPGGTDARGNDDADAEPNAAGDTRDANAAGDTAAVVRVAWNDHVRIKRVLDTGAAGVMAPQVNTREEAEEFVAAARYPPEGRRGVAGTRASAYGRDLDDYYGRANDRVATIAQIETETAVANAGDIAAVDGLDALLVGPADLSADLSVFGEYDSERFLAAVERVLAESSVPVGTLATSPAEIDRWSEVGYDYQIVGVDAGYVGAGAAAALERYAADEEE from the coding sequence ATGACCGACGACTCCGGCCTCGCGGGCCTGCGCGCGACCCTCCGCGAGCGCCCCGCCGGCCACTGGCTGTCGACGCCGTCGCCGCAGATCGCCGAACAGCTCGCGCTCACCGACGCCGACTTCGTCGTGATCGACACCGAACACGCGCCGACGGACACCGAGTCCGTGGAGGCGGCCGTCCGCGCGGTCGACGCAGCGAACGCCCGCGACGGTCCGGGCGGCACCGACGCCCGCGGCAACGACGACGCCGACGCCGAGCCGAACGCCGCCGGCGACACGAGGGACGCGAACGCCGCCGGCGACACGGCGGCCGTGGTCCGGGTCGCGTGGAACGACCACGTCCGGATCAAGCGCGTCCTCGACACCGGCGCGGCGGGCGTGATGGCGCCGCAGGTGAACACCCGCGAGGAGGCCGAGGAGTTCGTCGCGGCCGCGCGCTACCCGCCGGAGGGACGCCGCGGCGTCGCGGGCACGCGCGCGTCGGCGTACGGTCGCGACCTCGACGACTACTACGGGCGGGCGAACGACCGCGTCGCGACTATCGCCCAGATCGAGACCGAAACGGCGGTCGCGAACGCCGGCGACATCGCCGCCGTCGACGGGCTCGACGCGCTACTCGTCGGCCCGGCCGACCTCTCGGCGGACCTGAGCGTCTTCGGCGAGTACGACTCCGAGCGGTTCCTCGCGGCCGTCGAGCGGGTGCTCGCGGAGAGTTCGGTGCCGGTCGGCACGCTCGCGACCTCGCCCGCGGAGATCGACCGCTGGTCGGAGGTGGGGTACGACTACCAGATCGTCGGCGTCGACGCGGGGTACGTCGGCGCCGGCGCGGCGGCTGCGCTGGAGCGGTACGCCGCGGACGAGGAGGAGTGA
- a CDS encoding bacterio-opsin activator domain-containing protein codes for MGPQPLSEVQRETLASFPGRGHPLTASEVANRTGVGRRAAYDRLRRLAEAGHLETKKVGSGGRVWWRPPAPEGPRSDADRAAERSGTIESIESDRGATRHQYRTLVEQFPNGVLALVDRDMRYTTFGGTLEGETDVTPDALVGEPLREALPDEVADAVVPGYERALDGEASEYEAAIDDHVYRFHFYPVRDDDGEVFEALGMSQAVTERVEYQRELEERVRQQEAVAALGRHALEADDLDDLFATAARVVAETLDNDYCTVLDLDDESGELRVRQGVGWDDGVVGSATVSALEDGSQAAYTLCTSEPVVVEDFREESRFDAPELLTSHGVRSGISTVIGPPESPWGILGTHDTEPATRSDHDAAFVRAVANVLASSIDRARHERELDRQRDQLVALDSVSRVVRDITEAVIDRSTRAEIETAVCERLAASESYLFAWIGDADAASREILPRAEAGVEGYLDGTWVSIDPDDEHGQGPTGRAYRTRTIQTTDHAAADPRQEPWADQVETYGYRSSAAIPIVHGGTVYGVLNVYTERREAFVGREREVIGKLGQVVGHAIAAVERKRALLGDEVVELSFLVEDVFAPTGIDAAPDPFRFDDAVPLGDDEFVVFGRTTAAGVETLETLVDSHSLYQDLRVRSADDGLRFELSVADLPVLSAIASHGGSIEDAVIEDGDYRLTVRLSPSTDARRVIDAMRETYPDVRLVKRRQMTRAGTDGSATAVAPIDSLSDRQRAALSAAYHAGYFEWPRDATAEEVASSLDIARSTLHRHLRTCQRTVFAAAFEGG; via the coding sequence ATGGGACCGCAGCCGCTCTCGGAGGTCCAGCGCGAGACGTTGGCGTCGTTCCCGGGACGGGGGCACCCGTTGACGGCGAGCGAGGTCGCGAACCGAACCGGCGTCGGGCGACGGGCGGCGTACGACCGGCTCCGCCGCCTCGCCGAGGCCGGTCACCTCGAGACCAAGAAGGTCGGATCCGGCGGCCGGGTCTGGTGGCGTCCGCCGGCGCCCGAGGGGCCACGCTCGGACGCCGACAGGGCGGCCGAGCGGTCGGGGACGATCGAGAGTATCGAGTCGGACCGCGGGGCGACGCGCCACCAGTACCGGACGCTCGTCGAGCAGTTCCCGAACGGCGTGCTCGCGCTCGTCGACCGCGACATGCGCTACACGACCTTCGGCGGGACGCTCGAGGGCGAGACGGACGTGACGCCCGACGCGCTCGTCGGCGAGCCGCTCCGGGAGGCGCTGCCGGACGAGGTCGCCGACGCGGTGGTCCCGGGGTACGAGCGGGCGCTCGACGGCGAGGCGTCCGAATACGAGGCCGCGATCGACGACCACGTGTACCGCTTTCACTTCTACCCCGTCCGCGACGACGACGGCGAGGTGTTCGAGGCGCTGGGGATGTCCCAGGCGGTGACCGAGCGCGTCGAGTACCAGCGGGAGCTCGAGGAGCGGGTCCGCCAGCAGGAGGCCGTCGCCGCCCTCGGCCGGCACGCGCTCGAGGCCGACGACCTCGACGACCTGTTCGCGACGGCCGCGCGCGTCGTCGCGGAGACCCTCGACAACGACTACTGCACGGTGCTGGATCTGGACGACGAGTCCGGGGAACTGCGCGTGCGACAGGGAGTCGGCTGGGACGACGGCGTCGTGGGGTCGGCGACGGTGTCGGCCCTCGAGGACGGCTCCCAGGCGGCGTACACGCTGTGCACCTCGGAGCCGGTCGTCGTGGAGGACTTCCGCGAGGAGAGCCGCTTCGACGCCCCCGAACTGCTCACGTCCCACGGCGTTCGCAGCGGGATCTCCACGGTGATCGGACCGCCGGAGTCGCCGTGGGGGATCCTCGGAACCCACGACACCGAGCCGGCGACCCGATCGGACCACGACGCCGCGTTCGTTCGGGCTGTCGCGAACGTGCTCGCGTCGTCGATCGACCGGGCGCGCCACGAGCGGGAACTCGACCGGCAACGCGATCAGCTCGTCGCGCTCGACAGCGTCAGCCGGGTCGTCCGCGACATCACCGAGGCGGTGATCGACCGATCGACGCGCGCGGAGATCGAGACCGCCGTCTGCGAACGCCTCGCCGCCTCCGAGTCGTATCTGTTCGCGTGGATCGGCGACGCCGACGCCGCGAGCCGGGAGATACTCCCACGAGCGGAGGCCGGCGTCGAGGGGTATCTCGACGGGACCTGGGTCTCGATCGACCCCGACGACGAGCACGGGCAGGGGCCGACCGGTCGGGCGTATCGTACGCGGACGATCCAGACGACCGACCACGCCGCCGCCGACCCGCGCCAGGAGCCGTGGGCGGACCAGGTCGAGACCTACGGCTACCGCTCGTCGGCGGCGATCCCGATCGTTCACGGCGGAACCGTCTACGGGGTGTTGAACGTGTACACCGAGCGTCGCGAGGCGTTCGTCGGGCGCGAACGGGAGGTGATCGGGAAACTGGGCCAGGTGGTCGGCCACGCGATCGCGGCCGTCGAGCGCAAACGGGCGCTGTTGGGCGACGAGGTCGTCGAGCTGTCGTTCCTCGTCGAGGACGTGTTCGCCCCGACCGGGATCGACGCCGCTCCCGACCCGTTCCGGTTCGACGACGCGGTCCCGCTGGGGGACGACGAGTTCGTCGTCTTCGGCCGGACGACGGCCGCGGGCGTCGAGACGCTGGAGACGCTCGTCGACTCGCATTCGCTGTATCAGGACCTCCGTGTCCGCTCCGCCGACGACGGTCTGCGGTTCGAACTCTCCGTCGCCGACCTGCCGGTGCTGTCTGCGATCGCGTCCCACGGCGGGTCGATCGAGGACGCCGTCATCGAGGACGGGGACTACCGGCTGACGGTCCGGCTCTCCCCGAGCACGGACGCGCGCAGGGTGATCGACGCCATGCGCGAGACGTACCCCGATGTCAGGTTGGTGAAGCGACGGCAGATGACCCGGGCGGGGACAGACGGATCGGCCACCGCGGTTGCGCCGATCGACTCCCTCAGCGACCGTCAGCGGGCGGCGCTGTCGGCGGCATACCACGCCGGCTACTTCGAGTGGCCCCGCGACGCGACCGCAGAGGAGGTGGCTTCCTCGCTCGACATCGCGCGGTCGACGCTTCACCGACATCTCCGGACGTGCCAGCGCACGGTGTTCGCGGCGGCGTTCGAGGGCGGGTGA
- the sucD gene encoding succinate--CoA ligase subunit alpha codes for MSIFVDDDTRVVVQGITGGEGKFHTEQMLEYGTNVVAGAVPGKGGQEVAGVPVYDTVDEAVDAEDADASVVFVPPAFAGDAVFEALDTDLDLVVAITEGIPTQDMAKVNKRLSEVDTRLLGPNCPGIITPGEAKLGILPGNIFESGDVGLVSRSGTLTYQVVSNLTERGIGQTTAIGIGGDPIIGTSFVDALEAFEADPDTKAVVMCGEIGGEDEEQAARYIAENMDTPVAGFIAGRTAPPGKRMGHAGAIVSGSGTGTAESKIGALNDAGVPVGDTPNEVADHIEDFL; via the coding sequence ATGAGTATCTTCGTCGACGACGACACTCGCGTCGTGGTGCAGGGCATCACGGGCGGGGAAGGGAAGTTCCACACCGAACAGATGCTGGAGTACGGCACGAACGTCGTCGCGGGCGCGGTGCCCGGCAAGGGCGGCCAGGAGGTCGCCGGCGTCCCCGTCTACGACACCGTCGACGAGGCCGTCGACGCCGAGGACGCCGACGCCTCCGTCGTGTTCGTCCCGCCGGCGTTCGCCGGCGACGCCGTCTTCGAGGCGCTCGACACCGACCTCGACCTCGTCGTCGCCATCACGGAGGGCATCCCGACCCAGGACATGGCGAAGGTGAACAAGCGCCTCTCGGAGGTCGACACGCGCCTGCTCGGCCCCAACTGCCCCGGGATCATCACCCCCGGCGAGGCGAAGCTGGGCATCCTCCCGGGCAACATCTTCGAGTCCGGCGACGTGGGGCTCGTCTCCCGCTCGGGCACCCTCACCTACCAGGTCGTCTCGAACCTGACCGAGCGCGGCATCGGCCAGACCACCGCCATCGGCATCGGCGGCGACCCGATCATCGGCACCTCCTTCGTCGACGCCCTCGAAGCCTTCGAGGCCGACCCCGACACGAAGGCGGTCGTGATGTGCGGCGAGATCGGCGGCGAGGACGAGGAGCAGGCCGCCCGCTACATCGCCGAGAACATGGACACGCCCGTCGCCGGCTTCATCGCCGGCCGCACCGCCCCGCCGGGCAAGCGCATGGGCCACGCCGGCGCCATCGTCTCCGGCTCGGGCACCGGCACCGCCGAGTCGAAGATCGGCGCGCTCAACGACGCGGGCGTCCCCGTCGGCGACACGCCCAACGAGGTCGCCGACCACATCGAGGACTTCCTCTAG
- a CDS encoding DUF7563 family protein, whose protein sequence is MPTCQNCQSFVTERYVKVFEPEGVTQPRACPHCEDMVRRGKTVRAKKN, encoded by the coding sequence ATGCCCACCTGCCAGAACTGCCAATCGTTCGTCACCGAACGGTACGTGAAAGTGTTCGAACCCGAGGGCGTCACCCAGCCCCGCGCGTGCCCCCACTGCGAGGACATGGTGCGCCGCGGGAAGACCGTCCGCGCGAAGAAGAACTGA
- a CDS encoding NADPH:quinone reductase, which translates to MRAVRYHEHGDESVLQVDEVDRPDPAPDEVLVEVAAAGVNPVDTYFREGSYEPYGLPAIPGVDAAGTAVEVGEAVEGIEEGDNVFATGLSGAMPGGYAEFVAVPDDRIAVLPDGADLVAAGGAGVAAVTAWRALVQHANLRPAETVLIHGGSGGVGHAAVQVAAATGAHVTATAAEGYHDDVAALGADAVLDYNRDDLAEAVVDAADGDGVDVILDHRLDQYLGFDAEVAAQGCRVVGIGENDPAIGFPQSSAARGKDLNLQLMSMFNTPSLADALADVASLWGDDIAIRVAHSYDLEGAAEAQRAVLEDSFLGKLVIEP; encoded by the coding sequence ATGCGCGCGGTCCGATACCACGAACACGGCGACGAATCGGTGCTCCAGGTGGACGAGGTCGACCGGCCGGATCCGGCCCCCGACGAGGTGCTCGTCGAGGTCGCAGCGGCGGGGGTCAATCCGGTCGACACCTACTTCCGCGAGGGCTCCTACGAGCCGTACGGCCTGCCCGCGATCCCCGGCGTCGACGCCGCCGGAACGGCCGTCGAGGTCGGCGAGGCGGTCGAGGGGATCGAGGAGGGCGACAACGTGTTCGCGACCGGCCTGTCGGGGGCGATGCCCGGCGGCTACGCCGAGTTCGTCGCCGTCCCGGACGACCGGATCGCGGTGTTGCCCGACGGCGCCGACCTCGTCGCCGCCGGCGGCGCGGGCGTCGCCGCCGTCACGGCGTGGCGGGCGCTCGTCCAGCACGCGAACCTGCGTCCGGCCGAGACGGTCCTGATCCACGGCGGCTCCGGCGGCGTCGGCCACGCCGCCGTGCAGGTCGCCGCCGCGACCGGCGCGCACGTGACCGCCACCGCCGCGGAGGGGTACCACGACGACGTGGCGGCGCTCGGCGCCGACGCGGTGCTCGACTACAACCGCGACGACCTCGCGGAGGCGGTCGTCGACGCCGCCGACGGCGACGGCGTCGACGTGATCTTAGACCACCGGCTCGACCAGTATCTCGGCTTCGACGCCGAGGTCGCCGCCCAGGGGTGCCGGGTCGTCGGCATCGGCGAGAACGACCCCGCGATCGGGTTCCCCCAGTCGTCGGCCGCCCGCGGCAAGGACCTGAACCTCCAGCTCATGTCGATGTTCAACACGCCGAGCCTCGCGGACGCGCTCGCGGACGTGGCGTCGCTGTGGGGCGATGACATCGCGATTCGGGTCGCCCACAGCTACGACCTGGAGGGCGCCGCGGAGGCCCAGCGCGCCGTGCTGGAGGACAGCTTCCTCGGGAAGCTGGTGATCGAGCCGTAA